The sequence ttttttgcgcatccatcgtaacaatgcctaaaacggacaagaataggacgtgttctattttttttgcagggctgcaggacagacatactgatgcggacagtattttttgcggacccattgaaataaacgggtccgcatcctatccgcaaaaaaaaaaacagaacggacacggaaacaaaacgttcgtgtgcatgtagccttacactaaGAAATCAATAGCAGGCTTTTTTACAAGTAGGGGATTTGTAGAATATGTTTTGCAGCTTTCTAATTCACTTTGCGCTTTGATTCTGCACCGTTTTCACGCTCTCCGATTGCTGTCAGTAAATAGGAACCTTTTCATTTACATCCAGAGACTACAGATCTAGTCATTTTCACAGCTGAGATTTTCCTTTTTACAACCGTATCCTGTCTAGACAATCCAGTTTCTCCTGACAACTGTCCTggcagtttgttacaatgtatcagtgcaggtaaaatgtagCACAGAATAtcactcactgacagcaagcagaaatcttAAAAATGGAGAGGAATTGAAACACAAGGTATaacagaaagctgcagaacatgtcATATGACATAAGATGAAGATGCTTGACACCAGAACCCCCCTTCACATCTGAGATGCCAGGTTATGACTTCTGGGCCAGCAGGGTGGTCAGACGGATTTTTCCATCCATTGAGGCCGTTAAGCAGGTGCCACATTCTACCGCTGTGCTCCAGTCCACAGTGACCACAGGGGCCCGATGTCCGCCGAGAGAAAGACAGTTCTCTaatgtactgccatcactgtttaGCTGCAGATGAGATAACAAGAAAGGACAAAAGCAGAGCATTAGCACAATGCACCAAAAAGAataacattcagctctgctacatctcagATCCCAATCTGCCCCCAGCGTAAAGTTTTCACCTTGGTGAATCATCACAGATTGCAAAAGAAGCAGCTAAATGTCATACTGTGACGGTGTAGTGTAGGCACTTGTAAtttagcgattttacagtgttatctgtggttttcataggactacaggtaaagAAAATCCAGGATTTcaacttttagaaaaaaaaaaaaaggatgactgaTCCAACTCTGCTAGGAACACAATGGGGGAAAATGTAGTAATTACAGTGTGCCAGAAGTCTGGAACCAAACAACTAGTCTACATACTGTGTACCACACTGATTAAGGGTCcaatcacacgtccgtatgtgttttacggatccgcaaaacactgacacctgcaatgtgtgttccgcattttgcggaccgcacatcgccggcactctcatagaaaatgccttttcttgcccgcaattgcggacaagaatagaacatgttctatttttttgcggaacggaagtgcggatccgctaatgcggatgcagacagcacattccggccccattgaaaataaatgggtccgcacctgttccgcaatatggcggatcggatgcggacgcgTGAACGGACCCTCAGACTTCTAGACCCTTTCTTTGACTTGTGTAAAAAGGAGCATAGCTTAGCTAGGAAGATGCTTGAcctacagggatggggtgtggtCTCCCACGCTCCCGCCTTCATGGCCCAGGAtgacatgtcaccactgcagccaggaagatgacTGCAGTGGCAGAGAGGACCAGAGAGCATAGCTGGAAGCGGCAGGGGCTTCTTTCGTTATTTTAACATATTTGCACGGCTGCCAGGGTTTTTATTTAACTCAggcaaaccctttaaagaggacctgtcacctctcctgacatgtctgtattagtaactacttgcatcccccttgtaataacaattctggagcatctaaaaTGActatgtattattcctgctagaaatatACAACTAAATTGccaacagtctgcagttaaggtactgctgggtgttataAGTACAGagtgtgtctgactctgtccaatcagtgctgctggtgtcagactgtcgggacacacccccaactggtaacactcatctgtacctttactgcaagctgctgacaattcattcataaacatctagtagaaataaggaatggcacaacatagagccataagaatagatgctacagaattgttattacatggggaatgcaagtagttacataTCAGAAGaggtaacaggtcctctttaaagaggacctttcaccagaataaaacctctaaactaactatacagacgtgtagagcggcgcccagggatccccctgcacttactgttatccccgggcgccgctccattctccggttatagcctccggtatgttcatactgaggctccacccaggggatcctgccggcatctctttctcctatgctgtagcgctgaccaatcgcagcgctcagctcatagcctgagagttttttttttctcattatcgGTCGCCATTCACCGGGTGAAACCAACGTAGGTGTGACACCCAAAAACAACAGGGGATCTGCTGCCTAGATTCTCTATAGGGATGAGTTCTTTCTTTTACAGGGATAACGACTCGAAATGGAGCTCTGACGAGCAGGCAACACACAGttagttcctgataattgcctatgCAGTTGGACCATGTAAAGCGgcctttactgtaaaaaaaaaacaaaaaaaaaaacaaacaaactgctaAATAACAAAACCGGCTCTGCTGCATCCCCGTCTTATGATTTATAAAGCTTCCATAAAGAAATCCATAATTATCACTGAAGGTAAGAAGCTAATCAAAACCAGTGAATGTTACCTTATAAATGACTCCGCCATTACTGGAACACGTCAGCATGTAGTTGCCTTCTGAGTCAAAGGCAAAAAGTCGTCCACGAGGGAACTGCACCTGCTTGTACCCACTGTAGCCAGAAAGCATGAAGGGGCCCGTGGCATCAGATGGCAGGGAATATTCAGAGACCTTCTGACCACTCTTGTGAATGTTCCACTGAATAAACtgaaaacaaaaactaatcaTTAACTGGCTCGTTGGCGCCTGGAAACTGTGAGTAAGCTGCTGTTCACAGATGATACATGCTGTACTTAGTATCTGGGTGTATAATGGCATCCTGACCTGGACGCGCTGTGGGTCAGACACTTTAATACCCTCAACAGCCTGGATCACCAGTACATGCATACTCATTTTGGGTCTATTTATTGGACTATTAGGAGGTGAACAAGCCGTTTTCTGCAACAAATGCTGACACAAGTGAAGCATGGGTTACAATCACACAGCGCAGCCATGCCGTCTTGAGACGTGGCTGTGCTGCGTTCGAGTACCGCATGACTGTATGAGCCATAGCAGGCTCCAATTAACTAATGACATCCACACTGTAAAGTCAGTCTGCATTGTTATTGGATGAGAGGCACCTGCAATACCGCGTGCCTGACTAAACAGTGGCCTATTCTCAGCATCTGATCTTCTGGGTCCATGACTCCACACAACAAAAGATAGGTGATGTCCTATCTCTGGCCGCatcttgcagatcgcggacccattgatgtcaataggtccgcactgcgatgcagagtgcacacggctggtgcccttgTTTGGAGAATTTGCGGTTTGtggttgtgtgaatgcagcctaaaccCTGTGTCGTCTGGTCCTGCAGTCATACATAGGACATATTGCTGGCAAtaggactgcaggatcagactacaccctCTTACACTGACATGGTTTTATAAGTTCCTGCTCACCTTCCCGTCCTCTCCGATACTGTAAACGGCATTCTCATCGTAGCTGAAATCTACAGAATACACCTCTCCCTTGTGTGCCTCCCAGCTCATGGCACACTGGTGTTGCTGCATATCTAGGGAACGAGGAGACTGTTACCGTATATCCAGCTCACAAAGGCAATATTACTTAAAGGGACTCTACATCTGTAAATGAAGGAGGAAAATgaagattactcttaccggtaattggattttcctgaacccacgacagcaccacgagagagaggCTCCGCCCCCCACAGACAGGAAATCTGAAGTACAAAAAGGCGGAGGCTCTCCTCCCACCTCAGTATATCTTTCCAAAGATGAGGAACTCCGCCCGTAATTATTACAGCCAACTCATGTcctcaaaaatgtttttttttttttttttgctacacacacacacgtacaccAATCACCAAAAAATAGGGAAGGGAAATAAGGGTGCTGTTGTGGgttcaggaaaatccaattactgcTAAGAGTAATCTTCATTTTTCCCCTCACtcacgacagcaccacgagagtGAGAACCAAGGAACCATTAGGGTGGGTTGACAGTCGAAAGCACCTTAGTAGCAAAGGTTAGAGCCGAAGAAGAGTCTAACTGTAGATGGTAATGTTTAAAGAAGGTGGTCGGAGAAGACCAGACAGCCGCCTTACAGATATCCTCTATAGATACAGCAGCCCTCTCAGCCGAAGAAGTGGACATAGCCCTAGTAGAGTGAGCTCTAAGGCATTCTGGAGGAGACTTCCCTGAGGAAGAGTAAGCCAATGATATTGCTGAAGTAATCCATCTGGCCAAGGTATTCTTCGATGCTGCATGACCTTTTCTTCTCCCCTGAAAAACAACAAACAACGAGGAAGACTTCCTCAAGTCTTTAACTCAGTATTTGTCCAGGACTAAAACACCTTCTAACGTCGAGGCAATGATaagctttttcttcttcagtagaTGGTGACTGATAGAAGGTTGGGAGTACAATCACTTGAGACCTGTGAAACTTGGAAGCCACCTTAGGGAGGAAGGCTGGATCAGGTTGAATGATCACCCTAACTTTTAGTATGGTGGTATAGGGAGGATTGATGGAAATACTGTGAAGTTCACTAATCCTATGGGCCGAAGTCACAGCTACTAAAAGACATAGCTTAAAGGATACATGCTTTAAGGAAACCTCCTCAATAGGCTCAAAGGGATGTCTTATTAAGGTGTTTAGGACCAAATTTAAATCCCAAGGCGCTATCTTGGGTGcaagattaaagaggacctttcaccaggatacatgtattgaaatagttatattaccttacagtgcggcccccagtgatgtctttccactttttatttttttcaaaggaccccccctttcgtccgctgtggtccctGTTTGTTTTGGcacctcatatgctaatgaggcgattcAGTTCAGCTAGACAGGGACTTGAAATTGTCCTGGGGGCGCGGTTATCTTTTCCCTGGCAGCCGAGCGCATCCAAATCAGAGCGCCCCACTCTTAGCcaaggagaaggagctcaagttctcgcgagattcgcgagaacttgagcttttacacatcccgagccgtgcgccatcttggagtccctTAGGGGGTGGTGGGAGGTAAATTTGTAAAACTAACATCATGCTCGTTTGCCTAGGGGGAGTATTAGTAAAAGGTTGAACAACTTGCTCGTTTTCTAGGGTTGTTTTTCATACTTACCCACAGGATGCTGCTGCCTATGCCGCTGTGATGCTCTCCGCCACGGACCACAAGATGGCGCAAGGCTCGGGATGTGTAAAAGCTCAAGTTCTCGTgaatctcgcgagaacttgagctcattCTCCTTGGCTAAGAGcagggcgctctgattggatgcgcttggctgccagggagaagataaccgcgcccaggaCAAATTCAAGTCCCCGCCTAGTTGAACCGAATCGCCTCATaagcatatgaggcgccaaaacaAATGGGGATCACAGCGgacgaaagggggggggggtcctttgaaaaaaaataaaaaatgtggaaaggcatcactgggggccgcactgtaaggtaatataactatttcaatacatgtatcctggtgaaaggtcctctttaagagaagAACAAGAGACGGATCTGAAAAATTCTGATATCCACAGATCTGATAACAAGTTTTCATTCAACAAGGCCGAGAGAGCCGAAACTTGAACTTTTAAGGTGCTGGGAGATAACCCTAACTGCAACTCCTTCTAAAGGAATTCTAACACCTGGAAAAACAGAAAATGGAAAGGGATGTCCCTAAAATTAATATCGGCAAAACTCAAAAATTTCTTCAAAATTTGAGCATAAATAGAATTTGTTACTCTTTTTCTATATTTCAAGAGGGTATTTACTAAGTTGGACGAGAAACCCTTCTTGGCTAGCAGAAACCTGTCAAATTCCATGCCGTCAGATGGAGGCTCCTTATCTGTGGATGGAAAATTGGTCCTTGAGGCAGAAGGTCGTAGATCTCTGGAAGGACCCACGGGTCCAATACCGACATCTTTCTTAGCCAAGTAAACCACGTTCTTCTGGGTCAAAAGGGAGCTATTAAAATCACCCGAGCACAATCTTCCCTTATCATCTGCAAGACTCTGGGAATCAAGGGAAAGGGAAAGAAGGCATAACCCAGGAGAAAATTTCAAATGTGCAGGAAGGCATCTAGACCACAGGGGGATCCCTCTGGAGACAGAGAAAAGAAATTCTTTACTTTCCTATTCTGACTAGTAGCAAACAGGTCTACTGATGGAACCCCCAAAAGGTCAAAAATCCCATAAAATTTTTTCTGGTTTAGACTCCATTCCCCTTGGGAGATAACATGACGACTTAAAAAATCCACCTAAATATTATCTGTGCCCTTAATGTGAACTGTAGAGATGGAACTACAATTTTTTTTCAGCCAACTGaaggatttcacttgtcattacCATTAAGGCCTTGCTCCTGGTACCCCCTTGTTTATTTAAATAGGAAACTACAGTGCTATAGTCCGACATGATTCTAAGATGTCTGTTAGATAATAACGGAAGAATCTCTAACATAGCGAATTTTACTGCCATAAGTTCCTTCATATTTGATGAAGCTGACTTCTGACCATCTTGCCGTAAGCCCTGGATAGAGCGCTGTAGAATTTGGGCCCCCCAACCCCAAGGGCTTGAATCTGTAGTCAAGCATAAAAAGATTCTTTTTTATCCAAGGCCCCCCCTTGGGTTAAATTGTCTCTTATCAACCACCACCTTAATTCCTCTATGGTCTGGTCTGGTATAATTAAACAAGATTCTTAGGGTTTCTTGCCCCCTTCCCAGGCAGTCAACAGGTCCCACTGTAGCCCTCTGGAATGGAACTGGGCCCATACAACAGCTGGGATACATGAAGTCAGACTCCCCAGAATCGACATACCTTTTCTTAAGGTTTCTCTTGGGTACTGGGCTAGATCTTGTATCTTTTCTCTTAATTTCCAGATCTTCTCTTCCGTCAGGAAACACTTCTGTATCCTTGAATCCAACCGCAATCCTAGAAAAAGCTGATCTTGTGATGGCTCTGGTCTCAATTTCTCTCTGTTCAGGATCCATCCCATTTCTTCCAGAATCTGCAACACCTCCTGTACCGCTTTCCTGCAGGCCTCCCCAGATTCTCCAACTATCAAAAGGTCGTCTAGATAAGGGATCAAAAGAATATCCTTTTCCCTGATATGAGCTGCCATTTCAGAGATTATCTTTGTGAACACCCTTGGCGCTATTGACAGTCCAAAGGGAAGGGCCTGAAATTGCAGATGTCTGATAACTCCCCCTAGTTCTACTGCTACCCGAAGGAACTTCTGATAGTCCTGATGAATAGGGACATGAAAATAGGGGTCTTAAGTCCAGGATTGCCATGAAGCAATTGGGATATAGTAAATTTATTGCTGATTTTATGGTCTCCATTTTTTTATGACCAAGAACCCATTTAAGCTTTCATAAATTTATAATCATTCTGAAGGTACAGTCTAgttttttttactagaaagagAGGAGAGTAAAAACCGTAGTACTTCTAGTTCTATAGGATCTGTCCTTTCCCCCCCAGACTTTGTGACTATAAACCTTACTGGAGGAGGGGAATGAAACTCTAGCTTTAAACCTAGACCTATTGTGTCTAAGATCCAGGAGCTGTTGGAAATTTGCTGCCATGCAGGAAGAAACTTTACTAGTGTTCCTCCTACAGGCAACCTGGCTTCATTGTTGGTCCCCTGATTTTTTCTTATCAGTAAAGGACTGGCTGAATTAAAAACCTCTTCCGCTTCTCCTTTGTGATCTGTATTTAAATTCTGTTTTTTTGTCTCCTTTATTACCTCGAAAGGAACGATCAGATCTACTCCTAGCAGAAAAGGTTTGGATAGGAAATTTCTTTTTCTTAGCTGCTGCCTTTTCTAACAGCTCGTCTAAGGCAGAACCGAACAGAAACTCTCCCTCACAAGGGACAGCACACAGCCTCTTCTTAGACAGCAAATCCCCACTCCAACCTATAAGCCACAATTCCCTATGGGCAGAGTTAGCGAGTGAAGATTCCATTAGACTGGCTGCTAGATCTTCTGCTGAGGCGTCTGCTAAAAAAATCTGCCGCTTTTTTATTGGTAGGGAATCCTGCTAGAATTTCTTCCCTAGGGCATTTGTTTTTTACTTGATCTTCTAGTACAGAGAACCAAACAATCAAGGAACG is a genomic window of Bufo bufo chromosome 1, aBufBuf1.1, whole genome shotgun sequence containing:
- the LOC121005476 gene encoding uncharacterized protein LOC121005476, giving the protein MAAHIREKDILLIPYLDDLLIVGESGEACRKAVQEVLQILEEMGWILNREKLRPEPSQDQLFLGLRLDSRIQKCFLTEEKIWKLREKIQDLAQYPRETLRKDKEPPSDGMEFDRFLLAKKGFSSNLGRRKGHAASKNTLARWITSAISLAYSSSGKSPPECLRAHSTRAMSTSSAERAAVSIEDICKAAVWSSPTTFFKHYHLQLDSSSALTFATKVLSTVNPP